The window TTGATGGTGCGCTCCATACCGGCCTCCCTGATGTTATTCACTTATAAATATAATCTAAATAACTTTTCTATGCAAATGAGGATGCTGAATCACGTGAAGGCCGGGATGCAGTTGTTTGACGGAATCAGCCGAAGCCCGGGCGGCGGGCGAGGCGGGAGAGGAGGAGGGTGCCGAGGAGGAGGATGGCGAGGTGCCAGAGGAGACGGCGGGGGAATTTTTCGAGGGTGCTGATGGCGGGGGCTTCGGCGGTGTGGGAACATTCTCCCTCGGCGTGATTGCATTCCCCGTGGTCTTCTGTGTGTTCGCCTGTCTGAGGCCGCGCGAACGGATCGAGGGGATCATGCACGGGGGAGGGTTCGGCGGGAGGTTGGCCCGGTTGCAGGGTTGCCGTCGCGGGAACCGGTTCCGCCGGGGGAAGCAGTTGCTCGGGGAGGGCCGGCACCGGCTGGCCTGCGTCGACCATGCGCAGATACTCGCCCAGCAGGCCGCCCTCGATGCTGAGGGGAAGGTTGGCGGCCTTCCAGGCCTGCACGGCGTCTTTGCGGCGGCCCAGGTCGACGAGAAACCGTGACTTCCAGATCGCGTAAGTGCGCGGAACCATGATCGGGTCGGCCAGTGGGTCGTCACCCGGGTCGCGATACAGAGCGAGGGCTTTCTCGGCGTAGCGCAGGGCGGCCAGGCGGTTGTTGGGCTCGGGGACGTTGTAGCTTTCGCGGAAGCCCCACAAGTGGGCGCCGGTTCCGTATAACTCGTGAATGCGCGGGTTCCCGCGGTTGGCGAGAATGCCGGACTGGAGGAGGCGGAGGCCGTCGGTGAACCGGCCGAGGTGCAGCGACAGGTTCTGGACGATGAGAGAATAGGCGTCGATATGGTTCGGATCGAGACTGATGGCCAGCTCGAGGAGAGGCATGATCTCGGTGTTGCCGGCGTAGCTTCCCGGGATGAACCGGGCGGCGAGGCGGCGGGTCGGGCCGAAGTGCATGTACTCATCCGCGCGCAGCCAGCATGCGTCGGCGACGATACTCCGGAGCTGGCGCGGCACGGCTTCAAGGCAGGCCTCACCCAGCTCGAGGGCGGGGACGTCCGGGTAGATGGTTTCCCACCAGCCGGCCCGCAGACTCCACTGGACGCTCACGCACATGCTCAGCAGCAGGGCGAGGACAAACAGGGGACGGCAGGGCCGCGCCGCGGGCGAGGCGGTCACAGGTCGCGCCTGCTCAGTAGGAATGCGCCGGCGGCCAGGTAGAAGAGGCAGAGCAGCGCGGTGTAAGCCGACAGCAGGGCCACGGCACCGGCCTGGATGGGCGCGTCGTGGACGACGGCCATTCGCATCTCGAACAGCGTGAAATCGGGCAGCACGAGGGCGACGGCTTCCAGAAGCCAGGACAGGGCGGGCACCTGGTGTTTGTCGAGCAGCATGCGACCGACGTCGAGACCGTGGCCGAGCACGTAGACGAGCACCGTCAGGCTCAGGACGACGATGCGGGTCGTGACGATGGCCAGCAGGAGGATGACGGCCACGACAACGCTCTGCTTGAGGAAGAGGACGAGCGAGCCGACCGGCACCTCCCAGAACCAGGCCCCGTCGTGCCAGCGCAGGAGCAGGAGAAGCCCGAGGCCCATCAGGGCGTGAAAGAACGCCAGCGTGCCGGCGACGCCCAGAAACCGGCCCAATAAATAGCTGCGTCTATCATTGTAGCGCGTCAGGATGAAGTAGATGGTCCGGCGCTCGATATCGGGCAGGATCTGCTCGAACGAGAGGAACAGGACGATCATCAGCCCGAACAGCGAGGCCAGGTTCATGCCGAGGTCCTTCACGACCTTGACCTGGAAGCCGATCCGATACACGTCGAGCAGCCATGCCGATGCGGTCAGGGGCAGCAGCAGAAGAAGAATACCCAGCAGGAGGCGACTGCGAAGGGCTTCGAGGAAGCCATACCACCCGATCCAGAACGCCGTTGTCAGGGCATGCTTCATACGACCATGAGCTCCTTGCAGATTCACGAAGAACCGAGATGCCGATCCGCAGATTTCGCAGATACTATTCTGTAAAATACATTATTTCGTGTCGCATGAAGATTCATGACCGTTCGCCCTGAGCCTGTCGAAGGGCGAGAGGCCTGCGTCATCTGCAGATCGTTTGTCCTCGTTCCGGTGGGTCGTGTGAAGATACCAGATTCGAAGGAAAATGAAAACCCGGGCCGTCGTGCGGCCCGGGTTTTGAAAGATCAGGTCAGTTCGACAGCCACTGCAGGTGCAGGGTTGCGCGGGTGCGGTCGGGACCGCCGCAGCCGGGATAGAATACCACGCCGTTGGTGCCGGTGAACGTGCCCCAAGGCGCCGGGTTCGCAAGACCGTTGGAGTTGTTATACCCGAAGGCGAAGCAGCAGGTGGCCCGTCCGACGTTGCGGGGAACCCAGTTTTCCGACCAGGTCTGGGTGGTATCGCCGCTGATCTTGAGGAAGCGATACCGGGTGCGATAATCGTTGGGGATCAGGTCGAGACGGGGGTAATACTGCATGACTTCGGGGCAGGCGAAGACGCGACCGTCTTTCACGATGCGAAGAATTTCATCGGTATTGGGGGTGATGCCGTTGACGTTGATCCACTGCCAGGCGAGAGTCGTCGGGTTCTGGCGGAGAATCTGGCGGCCGGCGAGGTTCGCGTTCTGGGGGTTGAAGTCCAGCTGGACGGCGTCATTGAACTGGAACGCAGTGTGCTGGGTTTCCCAGACGCCGATGGCCTGGTCGATCGACTTGAGCTGAGACATGCAGGCGCGCTGGCGCGACTCCATGACGAAGCTCTGATACTTCGGAATACCGACGGCGGCCAGGATACCGATGACGAGGACGACGATCATCAGTTCGATCAGGGTAAAACCTAGTCTGTTCATGATTCCTCCCTTTCGTAATGAAAAATCTTCAGGGGCGGACAGGATCAGTTGCCGGCGGGGGCAGCGGGAGCAGCCGGAGCGGCAGCGTCGGCCGGGGCGGCCGGAGCAGCGGCATCAGCCGGAGCGGCGGGGGCAGCGGCATCAGCAGCAGCCGGAGCAGGGGTGGTCGCGTCGATCACTTCGCCGCCTGCGGCGGGAGCTGCTGCATCGCCTTCTGCGGGAGCTGCGGTCTCTGCGCCGGGGATCGGAACGCCGGGGGCCGTCGTGTTGCCGTTTGCATCAACACCCAGATTTTTGTTCTCGGGCGGAATCGGCGCGGGCTGCGTCGTGCCGCAACCGGCGGTGAACCCGGCGAGAACGAGCATCACGAGCAGCGAAAAAAAAGCCTTGGATCGAAACATGGTAGGGACCTCCCCTTCTTCTGAAAAATGAATGATGAATTCAGGATACTCCTCTCTCCATAATGCTAGCAGGAGCGTTTCGAGTCAACAACTTTTTCGGATTCGGAAGTTTCTGTACAGCTTGCGGATGGCGAATGGATCGATATCAGCGAAACGAACGCTTCCTCGAGATCGCTTCCGCTCGGGTTCAGGCCGGCGAGGGGACCCTCGAACAGCATGCGGCCGCGGTGAATGACGCCGACCCGGTCGCACAGTTCCCGTACATCCGCCAGGATGTGCGTGCTGAAGAACACCGTCTTTCCACGCGTTCTCAGGGACCGCAGGATTTCCTTGACCCGGCGTCTTCCCAGCGGGTCGAGACCGCTGCTGGGTTCGTCGAGAATGTAAACGTCGGGGTCGTGCAGCATGGCGCATGCAAGCGCGAGCCGTTGCTGCATGCCCTTGGAATACGCGCCGACCGGCTTTTCCCGGTCGTTCCAGAGTTCGAGATCCTCCAGCACCTGGCGTGAGCGGTCGTCGTCGTGAGGAATTCCCAGCAGGCGTGCCGCGTACCGCAGCGTTTCGAGCGCGTTCAGAAACTCGTAGAACGACGGCTTCTCGGGAGCGAAGCCCAGTCGCCGCAAATCCTCCGGCGTCGCGTCCTGGCCAAGGAACCGCACCCGGCCGCCGTCGGGGCGGGTCAGCCCCAGCGCGATCTTGATCGTCGTCGTCTTGCCGGCCCCGTTCAGACCGACGAACCCGTAAATCTCGCCGGGCATCAGCGTGAGCGACACCCCGTCCAGCACCGCCCGTCGCCCGCAGGCCGCCAGCGGATCGCTGATGATGTCATACGTCTTCGTGATGTCACGGATCTCGAGAATGGGCGTGGCTTCCACGGAATCCTCCTGTCAGGGGCGCGACCAGCTGTCGTTCTGGAACGTGAAGGTGTTGCGGTTCACGCGCTGTTCCGCGCGGCGCATGGCCCGCAGGGTGCCGTTGCGGTCGAAGACCAGTGCGGTCACGCTGGCCTGGGAATTGCCGGGCGGTCCGCTCAGCTCGTACCAGACCGCCATCGAGGCGACCTGGCCGGTGGGAAAGAACATCGAGACCATCTGCGGCGGCGTGACCGCGACCCCGAGGCGCAGGCAGACGTTCAGCCCGCTCTGCGCACCCTGGCGTGCCTGGGCCTCGAAGACCGTCATCGCGTGCGAGATGGTGTGATCGAGCGTCAGGATCTTCTGGCTCGACACGTAGAGCCCGAGGATCGTTATCAATATCAACGCGTATACAAAAAACGAGCCCCGGCGCGGATGAGGCGGAAGTCTCATGCGTTCAATTCTCCGAGTTCCGAAGGTAGATCGTCGGCTGCACGGTCAGGAACATCTCGTCTCCGCTGGGCAGATCGTCGGCGTCGCGGTCCCGGTGCATCGTCAGCGACAGACGCACCGCGGCGCTGGCCGAGTTGTTGGGAACGGTGAGAACGGCCATGGGGTTCGCCGCCGTCGTGTCGGGGGAGAGCATCAGTCGCGTTTTTCGTGTTTCGAGCGGGGGAGGAAGAGGCTCCCCCGCGAGGACTTTCTGGATGGGCGGTCCGCCGCCGACTCTTTGGCGGAGAAGTTGGCCGTTCTGGATCCAGACTCGCCAGTTCGTGCCGCCGACCCGGTATTCCAGCCGCCCGCCCGCAACGATGCTCGCACGGTCCGCCTGATACAGGCCGTCGTGCGGATTGACCGGTGCGCCGTCCCCTTCGGCGATGAGGCGGATGCCGTCGCGCAGCGCCTGCTGGCAGTCGCCGAGGTCCTGGATCGCCTTGTTCGTAGTGATGCCGGCTTGGAACGTCGTCGCCAGCCCGGTCAGGATGACGAGGAACGTGATCGAGGCCATCAGGATCTCGATCAGGGAAAAGCCGGCGCTGCCAAGGTTGCGTCTCATGGTCCGCGCCTTCCGAGAAATGTCGAGAGCGTGGCACCTTCATCAGGGAGGGCGGGGCTGAGCGGCACCGCCTCGACTTCGACCACATACAGCCGGTCGGCAGGAATCGCCGGTGCCGGGCCTGGGACCCAGACTGGTGCTGAAGCCGAAACCGGCGGGAGGTCCCATTGGGTGTGCGACCTGGCACGATACCTGACTTGGAACGCGGCGTCGCGCAACGGCGGTGTGCCGGCCGGGGTCAACGTCTGCCAGACGCCGGTCACGTCGAGGCTGGCGGGGTTCGACGCCCAGACGGCCCGCAGCTCCTCGAGGGCGCCCTCGGCGAGATACAGCGCCTGGAACTGATTCTTGCTGTTCTGGATCTCTCCGAGGCTCGATTGAAGCGAGCCGACCAGGGATATGACGGCCGTCCCGAGAATCACGACGGCGATCAGGGCCTCGAAAAGAAAATATCCCTTACGATATATAAAATTTAGTTTACCACTTGGCAATGTCCCCGCCCGCTCACCCTGAGCCTGTCGAAGGGGAAGGGGGAATGTTCGTGCTTCGGCAGGTTCAGCACGAACGGGGGATGCGATGAAGTCGGTCATGGCAGCTGCACCAGCCTCGGCAGAACGGCAGAGGTATTCGTTGGGCCGTCGATGATGATATCCCAGCCGCCGACTTCGGGGAGGGGTCGGCGGTTGGCCGGGTTCGCATCGTCGTGAAACGCCTGGACCCGGAGCGTGTAGGAGGCGGCGGGAGGCAGGTTGGTCAACTGGCCCCGGTCGTTGAAATGCAGGGTGAAATGCGTCGCGCTCGAGGCCGGCACCGAAAGCGGAAGAATGCAGATGGAGCGCGTGTCGAGCCGGCGCCGCCAGCTCTGTTGCGTCGACAGCATCTCGTCCATCAGCACGCTGCGCACATTCGAACCGTCGGGGGCGAACATCTCGTAGGACGAGACAAACGCCTCGGTGGGGACCCGGATGAAGTTGACCGTGCCGGTTCCGGTTCCTGCACTGATCACAGCCTGTCGTGCGAGGCAGATGTCCTGGAAGATGACGCGGGCCTCCTGTTCGAGGCGGCTCTGGTGCGCGAACTCCATGAGCAGCGGGTACCCGGCCGTCGACAGGATGCCCATGATGACGAGCACAACGAGAAACTCGACGATGGTGAAGCCGCCGAGTCCGGTGTGCCCGATGCGATGAGCTCTCATGTCCCGGTGAACGTTCCCCTCCGGAAGAACCCTTTTCGCATCCATGTTACCCCATATTCTTGTCGCCCCGCCAGGGAAATCTCCCGTTGTTTCATGTGACATGTCGATCACGGTGTTCACGGTCGGGTTTCAAACCCGCCCCTACACCCGAACATGCGGGCCGCCCCGGCATTGTGACCCGATCCGGCATGGTGGGCCGACCAGAAATTGCGAGGTAGTGCGGTATCATGGCCCGGCCGAAGGCCTGGCATGGGACCGCCACCTCCGGGGGAGATCGAATTTTGAAATTGGATGTTGCGTGCTCGGGGGGGAGTGCCTACAATGGCGGAAAAGAGGGAGAGGAGGTTTCCGGTGCCGGAGAAATTCATATCGTATTTCAGTACCCACCTCGTCGACGAAGTCATCGAGAAGTGCCGAAAGGAGCTGGTCGGCAAGCCCAACGATCCGGAACTCCACAGAAATCTCGGCCAGGCGTATTTCAAGAAGGGGAGTCACCAGGAAGCCCTCGCGGCGTTCGTCGAGGCCGCACGCCTCAAGCCGCGCGATGCGGAGATCCAGCTCGCCGTCGGCCGTTGCCACGAGTTGCTGGGTCAGCAGGCCGAGGCTGAACGGGCGTTCGCGAACGCGCTCGACATCGAGCCGGAGTGGCCCGATACGCACTACTACGTCGGCAAGGCCCACCTCGCCGCCGGCCGCACCGCCGATGCGAAGCGCGAGCTCCAGGCCGCCATCGACCGCAACCCCCGCTTCCGCGACGCCATGTATTCCCTTGCCCTCGCCTACGAGCGTGAGCAGGACTGGCCTCGCACCGTCGAGACCCTCAAGAAGATCATCGCGATGCCGGGCCTGCCCGACAAGTCGCGCAACCCCTTTCCCTACGACCTCGAAACGCTGTTCGACGACCCGCTTCTGCTGAACGAGGCCATCCGGCAGCTCGAGTCCGCCATCAACCTGTATCCGAACTTCGCCGATCTGCATTACAAGCTGGCCATGGCCTTCCGCCGCAAGGGGCAGAAAGACCAGGCTCTCGAGCATTTCCGGAAGGCGCTGACCCTGAACCCGAAGTTTCACCTGGCCCGCCACTACTACTGGCACTGGGAAGACGATTCCGATCCGAGACAGGCGAAGCAGCCATGATCCGCAAGCGACTCGGAGACGCTCTCGTCGACGCCGGCCTCGTCACCGCCGAACAGCTCAGCGAAGCCCTCGTCAAGCAGAAAGAGCTGGGCAAGCGCCTCGGCAAGGTGCTCGCCGAAATGAAGCTCTGCACCGACGAGCAGATCGCGAAAGCCCTGGCCGGCCAGCTCGGCATCAACTTCATCGAGATGGACGAAATATCGGTTCCGCCCGAAGTGCTGCGGCTGATTCCCGAAACCATCGTTCGCAGTCATACCCTCCTGCCGGTCGCCCGCAAGGGCAACGTGCTCACCGTGGCCATGGCCGATCCGCTCGACGCCTTCATCGTCGACGAGATCCGCTACCAGACCAACTTCGAAGTGGAAGAGGCGATCGCGCCCGAGTCGGCCATTCTCGACGTGATTCGCCGCTACTTCGGCTCCGAGGACATGTCCTCGGCCCTGCGCACCATCAAGAAAGACGACCAGGGAGATCTGGCCGCCCTTCCCGAAGACGCCAACGCGTTCGACCTGATGGCCACCGACGAGGCCGCCGTCGTCAACTTCGTCAGCAAGATCATCCGGCAGGCCATCAACGACAAGGCCTCCGACATCCACCTCGAGCCCGAAGAGGACGGCCTGCGCATCCGGTTCCGCATCGACGGCGTGCTGGTCGAGATCGTGCGCGTGCCCAAGGCGAACCAGGCCGAAATCACCTCGCGCCTCAAGATCATGGCCGAAATGGACATCTCCGAAAAGCGCCTCCCGCAGGACGGCCGCATCCGCGCCCGCCTGACCGACAAGAACGTCGACCTGCGCGTCAGCTGCCTGCCGGTGGTCTGGGGCGAAAAAATCGTCGTTCGTATTCTCGATAAAAGCGCGCTCAGCCTTTCCCTGCGCGACGTCGGCTTCGAAGACGACCTGCTGGAGCGGTTCGAGACCGCCGTGCGCCAGCCCAACGGCATCATCCTGCTCAACGGCCCCACCGGCAGCGGCAAGACCTCGACCCTCTACGCCGCGCTCAACTACATCATCTCCCCGAAGATCAACATCTCGACCGCCGAAGACCCGGTCGAAATGCAGGTCAAGGGCGTCAACCAGGTCCACGTCAAGTCCGACATCGGCCTCACCTTCGCCCGCACTCTGCGCGCCCTGATGCGCCAGGATCCCAACGTCATCATGGTCGGCGAAATCCGCGACACCGAGACGGCCCAGATCGCCGTCGAGGCCGCCATGACCGGCCACCTCGTCCTCTCGACTCTCCACACCAACGATGCCCCGTCCACCATCGGCCGACTCATCGACCTCGAGGTCGAGCCGTACCTCATCGCCTCGACCCTCTCGGTCGCCGTCGCCCAGCGACTCGTGCGGCGGATCTGCCCCCGGTGCGTCCAGCCCCACGCGCCTGCCGAGAGCGAGGTCGAAGACCTGCAGATGGACAAGCTGAACGTGCCCGCCGGCCTCGCCTTCTTCAAGGGCAAGGGCTGCAACAACTGCAAAACCTCCGGCTACAAGGGCCGCACCGCCGTCCACGAGATGATGACCCTGAGCGATCCCATCCGCCGCCTCATCGTGAACAAGGCCTCAGCTTCCGAGATCCGCCGCGCCGCCATCGACGGAGGCATGGTTCCCCTGCGAAAATGCG is drawn from Candidatus Ozemobacteraceae bacterium and contains these coding sequences:
- a CDS encoding tetratricopeptide repeat protein — its product is MPEKFISYFSTHLVDEVIEKCRKELVGKPNDPELHRNLGQAYFKKGSHQEALAAFVEAARLKPRDAEIQLAVGRCHELLGQQAEAERAFANALDIEPEWPDTHYYVGKAHLAAGRTADAKRELQAAIDRNPRFRDAMYSLALAYEREQDWPRTVETLKKIIAMPGLPDKSRNPFPYDLETLFDDPLLLNEAIRQLESAINLYPNFADLHYKLAMAFRRKGQKDQALEHFRKALTLNPKFHLARHYYWHWEDDSDPRQAKQP
- a CDS encoding ABC transporter ATP-binding protein codes for the protein MEATPILEIRDITKTYDIISDPLAACGRRAVLDGVSLTLMPGEIYGFVGLNGAGKTTTIKIALGLTRPDGGRVRFLGQDATPEDLRRLGFAPEKPSFYEFLNALETLRYAARLLGIPHDDDRSRQVLEDLELWNDREKPVGAYSKGMQQRLALACAMLHDPDVYILDEPSSGLDPLGRRRVKEILRSLRTRGKTVFFSTHILADVRELCDRVGVIHRGRMLFEGPLAGLNPSGSDLEEAFVSLISIHSPSASCTETSESEKVVDSKRSC
- a CDS encoding prepilin-type N-terminal cleavage/methylation domain-containing protein, with product MNRLGFTLIELMIVVLVIGILAAVGIPKYQSFVMESRQRACMSQLKSIDQAIGVWETQHTAFQFNDAVQLDFNPQNANLAGRQILRQNPTTLAWQWINVNGITPNTDEILRIVKDGRVFACPEVMQYYPRLDLIPNDYRTRYRFLKISGDTTQTWSENWVPRNVGRATCCFAFGYNNSNGLANPAPWGTFTGTNGVVFYPGCGGPDRTRATLHLQWLSN
- a CDS encoding type II secretion system protein, with protein sequence MRAHRIGHTGLGGFTIVEFLVVLVIMGILSTAGYPLLMEFAHQSRLEQEARVIFQDICLARQAVISAGTGTGTVNFIRVPTEAFVSSYEMFAPDGSNVRSVLMDEMLSTQQSWRRRLDTRSICILPLSVPASSATHFTLHFNDRGQLTNLPPAASYTLRVQAFHDDANPANRRPLPEVGGWDIIIDGPTNTSAVLPRLVQLP
- a CDS encoding ATPase, T2SS/T4P/T4SS family, with amino-acid sequence MIRKRLGDALVDAGLVTAEQLSEALVKQKELGKRLGKVLAEMKLCTDEQIAKALAGQLGINFIEMDEISVPPEVLRLIPETIVRSHTLLPVARKGNVLTVAMADPLDAFIVDEIRYQTNFEVEEAIAPESAILDVIRRYFGSEDMSSALRTIKKDDQGDLAALPEDANAFDLMATDEAAVVNFVSKIIRQAINDKASDIHLEPEEDGLRIRFRIDGVLVEIVRVPKANQAEITSRLKIMAEMDISEKRLPQDGRIRARLTDKNVDLRVSCLPVVWGEKIVVRILDKSALSLSLRDVGFEDDLLERFETAVRQPNGIILLNGPTGSGKTSTLYAALNYIISPKINISTAEDPVEMQVKGVNQVHVKSDIGLTFARTLRALMRQDPNVIMVGEIRDTETAQIAVEAAMTGHLVLSTLHTNDAPSTIGRLIDLEVEPYLIASTLSVAVAQRLVRRICPRCVQPHAPAESEVEDLQMDKLNVPAGLAFFKGKGCNNCKTSGYKGRTAVHEMMTLSDPIRRLIVNKASASEIRRAAIDGGMVPLRKCAILKASKGVTTIEEILRVTKNEEI